A stretch of DNA from Papio anubis isolate 15944 chromosome 4, Panubis1.0, whole genome shotgun sequence:
gtctcacagcagccctggggtCCTGCAGCCACACACCAAGAGCAGCCTGTGGCCCTGGGGTGTCCCTGAAGGGGCAGCTTCCTGTGGGGTCATCCTCTGAGCCGGTTTGAAATTATTCTGACAGGTGACGGCCACCCACGGACTCTGTCACTTGCTGGGCTTCACACACAGCACGGAGGCGGAGTGGCAACAGGTAAGGAGCCCATCCTCCTGCTACCCAGGGGGTGTGTGGGGGAAGGAGGCTGCCCCAGGCCCCTGCCAGCCCCCACCCTCCATCCTGACCACCCCCGCAGAAACTGGACCTCAGACCTGCCCTTGGAAAAATGACTCAGATGCTTGCTTTCAACACCGGGCTCCCCAGATACTTCCAGCTGAATGTGTTCACTAAGAAAAGCGGTCTGTGTGCAGAGGCCGAGAGCCAGAGCTGACACTAGCAAGTGGTGCTTGGTCAAAAACCTCCAGTCAGCTAGAGACTAGGCCAGACccggggcgggggcgggagcTCTGCACGAAGTGAATTCAAGGTTGGTTTCCCCCAGGCCCAGGCGCTCTGTCTACAGAGGCCCACGCGGGCTCCAGTCCGCATGGTTAACGCGCACACAATCCTGTGTTGGCGAGCAAACCATCCGCTTCTGTGAAAGTCATGAAAAacctttttcattaaaaaaagaaaaagttcgctgggggcagtggctcacgccggtaatcccagcactttgggaggccgaggagggtggatcacttgaggtcaggagttcgggatcagcctggccaacatggtgaaaccctgtctctactaaaaatacaataattagccgggcgtggtggcgggcgcctgtaatcccagctactcgggaggctgaggcaggcgaatcgcttgaacccgggaggcggaggttgcagtgagcgctcctccccctccctccttccccctcccgcGCTCCCCTTCCCTCTTGCAGCCCCGCTTCTTCTCCCAGCCTGTGGCGGTTCGGGCACTGGCTGAGCTCAGGTCCTGGTGAAGATGCCAGGAGGCGGGTCCCGCCCTTCGGCCTGAGCTAGAGCCGCGCGGGCGGCCAGGTTCCCCCAAACCCTGTGGGAGGGGCGTCCCGAGGAGGCGACCCCTGAGAGTGGGGCGCGGACCCCTTCCCTGGGGAGGGCCCAGCgcgcttccttccttccagatGTTCCAGAAGGAGAAGGCGGTGCTGGACGAGCTGGGCCGACGCACTGGGACCCGGCTGCAGCCCCTGACCCGGGACCTCTTCGGAGGGAGCTGAAAGCAGGACGGGGGAGGGGTGGAGGCTGCGGGGAGCCGGGGTCCCACACAGTTAAATAACAAATGAATATACGGGGGGAACTTCCTCTCATTTCTTTCACAGCACATCGGGTGTTTTTCATTAGTGTAAATAAGACGGTTCCGAGCCGTGGCATCGAGAGGGCGTCCGGAGTTCCGGGAACGCGTGGCCCCCGCCTGGGAGCACCACGCAGCGCTCGCCTCTTGCCCTTCCCGGGGGTCCCTGCCCGGAGCCTGCGCCCTTCCCGGGGGTCCCTGCCCGGAGCCTGCGCCCTTCCCGGGGGTTCCTGCCCGGAGCCTGCGCCCTTCCCGGGGGTCCCTGCCCGGAGCCTGCGCCCTTCCCGGGGGTCCCTGCCGTTTCCGCCTTCCCAGGGTCCCTGCCCGGAGCCTGCCCTTCCAGGGTCCCTGCCGAGGCCTGCGCCCTTCCCGGGGGTCCCTGCCCGGAGCCTGCGCCCTTCCCGGGGGTTCCTGCCCGGAGCCTGCGCCCTTCCCGGGGGTCCCTGCCCGGAGCCTGCGCCCCTGGAGAGGAAGGGGCTCGAGGGGTTTGGGTCCTGCAGCCCGTCCTTCCATAGAAAAGGCTCTTGCGTCCGTATTTCCTGCTTTACCTCCTGAGTATTCGGATATTCGAGTAAACCCTGGCGTTTCAGCGCCAGCGCACGCGTCTTCATCAGGGCAGCGCGTCACGAGGGCGCTGGTTCCCCCCGGGCCTCCCGACCCGGCCCCCCGGCCACCGACACCGCTCTAGCCGGGTCATGGCGAGGCCTCGGAGCGGCACCTCAGAGACCCTCGTGAGCCCTAAAACCTGGGGCTACTACAGTTCTGATCATCTGTTTGTCCTGTAAAATGATTTAGGGTCATGAAAATGCCTTCCCACTGGACTTGCGTCCTGTCTTAGCCTGGACTTGTCCCCTTAGGAACACAGGCCAGGCCCCTCTGTTCCTGAAGTCGCTGCACCACCGCGCCCTTCCATGGAGAGCGTTCTGTTTACCGTGGAACTAGCTTAATGTCGAAAAAGTACTGGTGAAAATAGAAAACGGAGTCAGCTTTAATCCAAGCTTGTAACAAGAGCACACAGTTGGGATTCACATTCAAAAGCCCTTAAGAGACTGAGAGGCCTGGAGACCTGCCAGCTGTGGGCGGGATTTTGGAGGTTCCTGTTTGCTGTTAGAACCGAGCCCCAGGAGCCTCTGTTCACATCCTGCGGCACTCAGGGCTTCTTGGGAATTCCTGGGGGCTGAAGACGTGGGGGTCTGGCTTTACTGGGTAGTGCCCAGACACGACTGCAGAGCTGGGCCACTAGTGCCCCCAGCAGCCCACAGCCAGTGACCCTGGGGCCCAGACCCAGCCTGGGTGGTCCCAGCCCTCTGGTGGACAGGGTCTCTGATGTGTGCTGGGGCTGCCATGTGTCCCACCGTCAATGAGGCtatctcttcatcttttttttcttttctctttttttgagacatagtctcactctgtcgcccaggctggagtgcagtggcatgatttctgactgcaacctctgcctcccaggttcaaacgattctcctgcctcagcctcccgagtagctgggactacaggcatgtaccaccacgcccagcaaatttgttgttgttgttgtatttttagtagagacagggtttcactatgttggccaggatggtcttgatctcctgacctcatgacccacctgcttcggcctcccaaagtgctgggattacaggcgtgagccactgcgcccggcctctctctTCATCCCCTCTGCTGTAAGGGACTGCTTGTGTCTTCTGCCCTTTttactggtttttcttttttttgatttgGAGGTATTACTGGTTGGAAGTACTTATATGTATTATTGAACACAACCCtggtttttttagttttgttttgtttttgagacagagtctcgctctgttgcccaggctggagtgcagtggcatgatttcagctgactgcaacttctgcctcctgggttcatgctattctcctgcctcagcctcccgagtagctgggactacaggtgcccgccaccacgtctggctaatatttttgtatttttagtagagacagggtttcaccgtgttatctaggatggtctccatctcctgacctcgtgatccgcccaccttggcctcccaaagtgctgggattataggcgtgagccaccgtgcttggcctgttttgtttttgagatagagtcttgctttgttgcccaggctggagtgcagaggtgcaatctcggctcattgtaccctctgcctcctgggctcaagccattctcctgcctcagcctcccaagcagctgggactataagtgtgcaccactacgcccggctaatttttgtgtttttgtagagacagggtttcaccgtgttgaccaggctaggcttgaactcctgacctcaagtaatctgcccacctcagcctcccaaagtgctgggattacaggtgtgagccaccacaccgtgcccagctcaatcatgtttttttttttttttttttttggagtgattctcctgcctcagcctcccaggtagcttgtactacaggtgtgtgccaccacgcctggctaatttttgtattttttagtagagacagggtttcactatgttggccaggctgggctcaaattcctgaactcaagtgatcgatccacctgggcctcccaaagcgctggcattataggtgtgagccaccgtgcctggccccaaccCTTTCTTTCTTTAGGGAATGTGAGCAAATGCCCTACTGACCTAAACCTGAGGAAGAGCCACCCGTGGCCCAGGCAGCAGTAGCATCACCTCTTACCCATGCAGGGCAGTGTCCTACTCTAGGAACTTGGGAGTTGGGAGTGGGGGCTCACGGGTCACCACTGCCTAGCCTGTCCCCAGTCACACTGTCCTGATTCTGGACCCTCTTGCAAGCCACAGGATCATCAGAGCAGGTCCCTCCTCATCCTTCTGCTCCCGGAGTCACCCAGCCCTTCACCTTCTGTATGTGTCCCAGATTCAGCTCCTCGCGTGCCAGAAAGAATCTGGATTCTTGACTGGAGTTGCATTAAATCTGCAGATCTGCTGGCCCCGTGGGGGCTCTGACCCACGCGTATGTGCTGCCTTGGTCCCTGGGTCATCTTCAACCTCTCTCAATGAGTGTCACCCACCTTATCAGGTGTACAGGTGTGTACAGTGTGCCCTGAACCCCCACCTACCACACCCCGCCCCGCTCTCCTGACCACAGGCAAGGAGGTGTGGCCATGAGAAGCCCCCACTCCTAACTACCAGGTACCAGGCACCCAGACCCCCAAACCCCTGCCAAGCAGCCCAAGTCCACTTTCAGGGCCTGCTCTGAGCTCTTCAGCCCACCCAGGGGGACCAAGGTGGACCAAGGGGGGACTGCATATGGGGGTGAACTcatcccctgccccaccctcagGCGTGACCCCACCCCTCCTGCAGGCCAGTCAAGGCTAAGCCAGCCCAGCTGTGCCCTAACCGGACACTCGGGACGCCAGAGCCCTTCATCCCTGTGAACCCAGGAAGACCAGGCCATCCAAAGACCACCACTTCCTGTGACATTTCTTCCCTCTGTTGTATGAAAAGTTCGGTtgagaaatatttaatagaaggaaagagaaatgccaTGCTAGAAAGTCACTCTGAAAAGAGGAAACGGAGTCAGAGCTTTGGTTTGAGCTTTTAACGGGAGCACAGAGTCTCTGGAATCACCTTCAAGAGGCAGGAAAAGATGGTTTTGAGAGAAGTGAGTGTTACTGCCAGTAGCTGCGCTGGGCTCTTCGGTGCTTACACCCGTCCATCCATGTGGGCACCACGTGGCTCTCCCTGGGGAGCTCTGAGGCCGGGTCAGCCAGAGTGGAGGCCCCTGCAGCTCAGTGGCAACTCTGGCCATCCTGTCTCCTACCTGCAAACTTTCAAGGATGGAAGCACGGGGACAGGGTTCCTCCTTGTGCGgaacttcaggaatgaaggaatCTGTGCTAATGGGGGGTGAATGAAAGCttatataaatacttaaaaatatgtaaataacattAAAAGAGCAAAGAAACATAATTGCAccaaataaagtaacaaaaaaagtaaagaaaagaaatagtcaaGGTAGCCTATCCGCATGGTAAGAAATCCCAGAGCACAGAAGGAAACTGAACTGAGGACAGGAAGCCGCCCCTCCACTGCCCAGCACTCACCTTTGCTTTACAGGAACGAGAGCGGTGCAAACCAGCATGTAGAGATTTCTGCATTTATAGCATTAGCACTCtccgtttgtttttttttttaaactcaaaagGGATCACGTGACACACAgcttgcttctttcacttttttattttattttttgagactggggcttgctctgtggtccaggctagagtgcagcggttccatcacagctcactgcagcttctaactcctgggctcaagcaatcctcccatctcagcccccagaaccgctgagatcacaggtgcatatcaccacacctgactagtttttttaatttactttttgtagagacggggtcttgttatgtgacccaggctggtctcgaattcctga
This window harbors:
- the YBEY gene encoding endoribonuclease YbeY isoform X8, which gives rise to MSLVIRNLQRVIPIRRAPLRSKIEIVTATHGLCHLLGFTHSTEAEWQQICWPRGGSDPRVCAALVPGSSSTSLNECHPPYQVYRPVKAKPAQLCPNRTLGTPEPFIPVNPGRPGHPKTTTSCDISSLCCMKSSVEKYLIEGKRNAMLESHSEKRKRSQSFGLSF
- the YBEY gene encoding endoribonuclease YbeY isoform X3 — encoded protein: MSLVIRNLQRVIPIRRAPLRSKIEIVRRILGVQKFDLGIICVDNKNIQHINRIYRGRNVPTDVLSFPFHEVTATHGLCHLLGFTHSTEAEWQQICWPRGGSDPRVCAALVPGSSSTSLNECHPPYQVYRPVKAKPAQLCPNRTLGTPEPFIPVNPGRPGHPKTTTSCDISSLCCMKSSVEKYLIEGKRNAMLESHSEKRKRSQSFGLSF
- the YBEY gene encoding endoribonuclease YbeY isoform X12 → MSLVIRNLQRVIPIRRAPLRSKIEIVTATHGLCHLLGFTHSTEAEWQQMFQKEKAVLDELGRRTGTRLQPLTRDLFGGS
- the YBEY gene encoding endoribonuclease YbeY isoform X2; this translates as MSLVIRNLQRVIPIRRAPLRSKIEIVRRILGVQKFDLGIICVDNKNIQHINRIYRDDYNLGDIFLGVEYIFHQCKEDEDYNDVLTVTATHGLCHLLGFTHSTEAEWQQICWPRGGSDPRVCAALVPGSSSTSLNECHPPYQVYRPVKAKPAQLCPNRTLGTPEPFIPVNPGRPGHPKTTTSCDISSLCCMKSSVEKYLIEGKRNAMLESHSEKRKRSQSFGLSF
- the YBEY gene encoding endoribonuclease YbeY isoform X4, which translates into the protein MSLVIRNLQRVIPIRRAPLRSKIEIHLKAGEFPLPDFPDDYNLGDIFLGVEYIFHQCKEDEDYNDVLTVTATHGLCHLLGFTHSTEAEWQQICWPRGGSDPRVCAALVPGSSSTSLNECHPPYQVYRPVKAKPAQLCPNRTLGTPEPFIPVNPGRPGHPKTTTSCDISSLCCMKSSVEKYLIEGKRNAMLESHSEKRKRSQSFGLSF
- the YBEY gene encoding endoribonuclease YbeY isoform X1, with amino-acid sequence MSLVIRNLQRVIPIRRAPLRSKIEIVRRILGVQKFDLGIICVDNKNIQHINRIYRGRNVPTDVLSFPFHEHLKAGEFPLPDFPDDYNLGDIFLGVEYIFHQCKEDEDYNDVLTVTATHGLCHLLGFTHSTEAEWQQICWPRGGSDPRVCAALVPGSSSTSLNECHPPYQVYRPVKAKPAQLCPNRTLGTPEPFIPVNPGRPGHPKTTTSCDISSLCCMKSSVEKYLIEGKRNAMLESHSEKRKRSQSFGLSF